TGGCCCATCAAAGTTGTATTCAATTCCTCCGGGCCTTCATCCCCAATCCCCCCACATGGCTCCAGGAAGGTATGGCCATCTATTTTAGCGGTCTTTTGTACAACCAGGAAAAGGGGGAGTTTACCTATGAAGAAAATCTCTCCTGGCTTCCCACGATAAAGAGTTGGGGAAAGGAAGTTCCAGTACCCACAGACATCTTGTTCCATGATGTGACGCCGACCATTCCTCAAACAAAGGTGCAGGGAGCCGCCTGGGCGCTGGTATCCTTTTTACTGAATACGGATAACGAAGAGTATCGCCGCCTATTGTATGAAACCTTTATTCTCCTTTCGCCCACCCTGGATCGAAAAGCAAACAGCCTTCTTCTTGAAAAGCGGCTGGGTCCCTGGTTTGACAAGGAACTCTTTAGTCAGGATTTCCTTGCCTACCTCGGTTCCCGGAAAACCTTTACCGAGCTGATAGAAGAGGGGCGGCGGGCCTACAATGAAAAGAACTATGCCCAGGCCGAACGGGCCTTCAACGAAAGTCTGCGAATTAAACAGGACCATTATGCCCCATATTACTATCTGGGGCTCTTAGCGTATGAACAAAAACTGTATGATCTCGCAGAACAGCAGTACCTGGCGGCATTGAATTACGGCGCTGACAAGGCCCTGCTAAACTACGCCCTGGGACTTAATGCCCTGGCGGCGAACAAAAAAGATGCGGCCCGGACCTATCTTATTCAGGCCGCCGAGGCTGCACCCCAGCGGTATAAGACAAAGGTGGACGAAATCCTTTCCCGTCTTAAATAGGAGCATGCTCTGCGAGGGGGGTCTTTTTTCCTTTTCTTCGTCGTTTTTTCCTTCTCGGGCGTTCAGAGAGCGAAGGGGTACTCCGGTGGTCCCCTTCTTGTTCCTCTTTAAAAAGCTCAGGGAAAGAGGGGGCCCCCTTTTTATTTTTCGGAAGGCGATGTTTTTTAACAACGATGCCCCGTTCCCGGAATAACAGTCGCAGGGCCTGTTCCAGCGCAAGGCGGGGAGGATTAAGGGGCATGATAAACTGGCGAACCTCCCGGAACGTATCCCGGTACACTTCCAGATTTTCTTTTTCTTTATCCCAGGGCGATGTTATTTCCACATAGGAACGAATCAAAAAAACCAGGGCGTCCCCCATAGAAACGGTACCGGCCTCCTGCACCTTTTTATCCAGGGCTTGTAACGAAGCAAAATAGGCTTTCTTAAAAAGCCGATCTTTTTTACAAAGCCCTGCCGCCCGGGGTTGTAAATAACGATACAATCCGTACTTAAAAAGCTCCTCTACAATGGGATAGGCATACCCGGAACTTACGATTTTGGACATTTCTTCTGTCCGCCGAGAAGGCGATACCGTATCGAGCAAGGGAGCTTCTCGACGGATCTGCCAGGCCAGGTACCAGGGGATAGAAAAACCTGTCATGACCGCGTATTTTACGGCCCGAATCATGCGGACCGGATCATCCTTAAAAATAACCTCCCGAGGGATAATTGCCTTCAGCCGGCGATTTCGAATGTCCTCTACCCCGCCGACAAAATCAAGCACCACCTCTTCCACAGGATCGTAAAAAAGGGCATTCAGGGTAAAATCCCGCCGTAAAACATCCTCTTCGATAGTGCCGTAGGTGTTTCCCGTATGGCCATCCTTAATGGAACGAAAGGTGGCCACTTCAAAAATTTTATTTCCTACGTAGACGTGGACCAGCCGAAACCGTTTACCAATAATGCGGGAGTTTCTAAAAATCCGTTTTATCTGATGAGGGGTCGCATTGGTAACAATGTCAAAGTCCTTGGGTTTTTTACCGATGAGAAGGTCCCGAACGGCACCTCCCACAATATAGGTCTCGTAGTGAAAGGATTTCAGTCGTGTCACAATCATTACCGCATCGGGATCTACCAAATTCAGGGTGATCCGATGTTCTTCCCTCGTATACACCAGGGCTTGTTTTTCCAGTGTTCCCCTGGGAGTGGTAGCATAGCGAATTCGCAAGGAAACCTCAGCCGTTGTTGTTGGTATAA
This is a stretch of genomic DNA from Treponema sp. J25. It encodes these proteins:
- the pcnB gene encoding polynucleotide adenylyltransferase PcnB — encoded protein: MRIRYATTPRGTLEKQALVYTREEHRITLNLVDPDAVMIVTRLKSFHYETYIVGGAVRDLLIGKKPKDFDIVTNATPHQIKRIFRNSRIIGKRFRLVHVYVGNKIFEVATFRSIKDGHTGNTYGTIEEDVLRRDFTLNALFYDPVEEVVLDFVGGVEDIRNRRLKAIIPREVIFKDDPVRMIRAVKYAVMTGFSIPWYLAWQIRREAPLLDTVSPSRRTEEMSKIVSSGYAYPIVEELFKYGLYRYLQPRAAGLCKKDRLFKKAYFASLQALDKKVQEAGTVSMGDALVFLIRSYVEITSPWDKEKENLEVYRDTFREVRQFIMPLNPPRLALEQALRLLFRERGIVVKKHRLPKNKKGAPSFPELFKEEQEGDHRSTPSLSERPRRKKRRRKGKKTPLAEHAPI